A single window of Hyphomicrobiales bacterium DNA harbors:
- the ydhP gene encoding Inner membrane transport protein YdhP gives MAASADRASRAPLPLQIYALTAAAFAIGTTEFVIMGLLPEIATDLQVSIPAAGFLVAGYALGVVAGAPVLTLGTLRLERKSLLLSLMGLFIAGNVIAAVAPNYAVLMIARVVAALCHGTFFGVGAVVAASLVPAERQASAIALMFTGLALANILGVPGGTVVGQMFGWRATFWCVSAIGGLAAVAIALLIRPMPAPPSKGLASEFTALRNPGLWMALGTTVFGFGGVFVILTFIAPILRGATGMSPDTVAIALLVFGAGLTLGNPVGGRLADRALMPSLIAILAALSLIQLLFGWAMFHLAPTYLLLFCWGVAAFATIAPLQTRVVLSSPAAPALASSLNIAGFNLGNAGGAAVGGALIDHGFGFPALAVAGAAMTACGLALAIANARLQG, from the coding sequence ACGGAATTCGTGATCATGGGGTTGCTGCCGGAGATCGCAACCGATCTCCAGGTCTCCATCCCGGCAGCCGGGTTTCTCGTTGCCGGCTATGCCCTGGGAGTGGTCGCCGGGGCGCCGGTCCTGACACTCGGCACCCTTCGCCTGGAACGCAAATCCCTTCTGCTCAGTCTCATGGGCCTTTTCATCGCGGGGAACGTCATTGCCGCCGTGGCGCCGAACTATGCCGTCCTGATGATCGCGCGCGTCGTCGCCGCGCTTTGCCATGGTACCTTCTTCGGCGTCGGCGCGGTGGTTGCCGCCAGTCTTGTGCCGGCGGAACGACAGGCCAGCGCCATCGCCTTGATGTTCACCGGCTTGGCTCTGGCCAACATCCTGGGCGTACCGGGAGGGACGGTCGTCGGACAGATGTTCGGCTGGCGCGCCACGTTCTGGTGCGTCAGCGCCATAGGCGGACTGGCTGCTGTCGCGATCGCACTGTTGATCCGTCCGATGCCCGCCCCACCATCGAAGGGGCTGGCATCCGAATTCACGGCTTTGCGCAATCCGGGATTGTGGATGGCCCTTGGCACGACGGTATTCGGCTTTGGCGGTGTCTTCGTCATCCTCACCTTCATCGCACCCATTCTCCGCGGCGCGACAGGCATGTCCCCGGACACGGTGGCCATCGCGCTTCTCGTCTTTGGGGCGGGCCTCACCCTCGGCAATCCCGTCGGTGGCCGGCTCGCAGATCGCGCGCTGATGCCATCGTTGATCGCCATTCTGGCGGCACTGTCACTCATTCAGCTGCTGTTCGGCTGGGCGATGTTTCATCTCGCCCCGACATACCTGTTGTTGTTCTGCTGGGGCGTTGCGGCTTTCGCCACGATCGCTCCGCTGCAGACGCGGGTGGTGCTGTCCTCGCCGGCAGCACCCGCCCTGGCCTCGTCATTGAACATCGCTGGGTTTAACCTCGGTAATGCAGGAGGCGCCGCTGTCGGGGGAGCTTTGATCGACCATGGCTTCGGCTTTCCCGCTTTGGCCGTCGCGGGCGCTGCAATGACGGCATGTGGGCTCGCGCTGGCCATCGCAAATGCTCGACTTCAGGGCTGA
- the hpcH gene encoding 4-hydroxy-2-oxo-heptane-1,7-dioate aldolase has protein sequence MPAPVNSFKEALAARRRQTGLWLALGNALSAELVARVGYDWLVIDLEHAPNDLRSAVAQMQAIAPYPVEPVIRPPIGEAWMLKQLLDGGARTFLIPMVESAAQARDLVAAVRYPPHGVRGVGAALARASGFGEIGDYLRTADDQICLLAQIESARGVAAIEDIATIEGVDGLFIGPADLAADLGYLGQPGHEAVRQAVCDALRRIKAAGKPAGILTSDPELLALYTATGADFVAIGSDVGFLREAASLQLKKYKAI, from the coding sequence ATGCCCGCCCCCGTGAACTCCTTCAAGGAAGCATTGGCCGCGCGGCGGCGCCAGACCGGCCTCTGGCTGGCGCTCGGCAATGCGCTCAGCGCCGAACTGGTGGCGCGTGTCGGCTATGACTGGCTGGTGATCGATCTGGAGCACGCTCCCAATGATCTGCGGTCGGCGGTCGCGCAGATGCAGGCCATTGCGCCTTATCCCGTGGAGCCGGTGATCCGACCACCGATCGGCGAAGCATGGATGCTCAAACAACTGCTCGACGGCGGCGCACGGACGTTTCTCATCCCGATGGTGGAAAGCGCGGCACAGGCGCGCGATCTCGTGGCGGCGGTGCGCTATCCTCCCCATGGGGTTCGCGGGGTCGGAGCGGCATTGGCGCGCGCCTCGGGCTTCGGCGAGATCGGCGATTACCTCAGAACCGCTGATGACCAGATCTGCCTGCTGGCACAAATCGAATCCGCACGCGGTGTTGCCGCCATCGAGGACATCGCGACGATCGAGGGCGTGGACGGCCTTTTCATCGGCCCTGCCGATCTCGCAGCAGATCTTGGCTATCTCGGCCAGCCCGGACACGAGGCTGTGCGCCAGGCGGTATGCGACGCATTGCGCCGGATCAAGGCGGCAGGCAAGCCGGCAGGGATTCTCACCTCCGATCCAGAGCTGCTCGCACTTTACACGGCAACAGGCGCAGACTTCGTGGCCATTGGCTCAGACGTCGGCTTCCTACGAGAGGCAGCCAGCCTGCAACTGAAAAAATACAAAGCCATCTAA
- the hpcG gene encoding 2-oxo-hept-4-ene-1,7-dioate hydratase, translating into MLSESDIATAAADLVNAERERRQIALLSLRHPHMDMADAYRIQKAFVAAKLAEGDRHVGWKIGLTSRAMQHALAIDTPDSGYLLASMRFDDGATIPAGRFIQPRVEAELAFVMKRDPGVGASVHEVMDATDHVVPVLEILDTRIQRRDPATGTLRNVCDTIADNAANAGFVLGGRPMRPQDFDLRWAGAIVSCNAVVEETGLGAGVLNHPAKGIAWLADRLAVNGHKLEAGQIVLSGSFIRPVECPPGATINADFGPLGTIACHFA; encoded by the coding sequence ATGCTGAGCGAAAGCGACATCGCAACGGCTGCGGCGGACCTGGTGAATGCAGAGCGGGAGCGGCGCCAGATCGCCCTGCTGAGCTTGCGCCATCCCCATATGGACATGGCCGATGCCTACCGCATTCAGAAAGCCTTCGTCGCCGCCAAGCTCGCGGAGGGGGATCGCCACGTTGGCTGGAAAATCGGCCTTACCTCGCGCGCGATGCAGCACGCGCTCGCCATCGACACACCGGATTCAGGGTATCTGCTGGCCAGCATGCGGTTTGATGACGGCGCCACCATTCCGGCCGGGCGCTTTATTCAGCCGCGCGTGGAGGCCGAACTCGCCTTCGTGATGAAGCGTGATCCCGGTGTCGGCGCCAGTGTGCACGAGGTGATGGACGCCACCGACCATGTGGTGCCGGTGCTCGAAATCCTCGACACACGCATTCAGCGCCGCGATCCTGCCACCGGCACGCTCCGCAATGTCTGCGACACCATCGCCGACAATGCGGCCAATGCCGGGTTCGTGCTCGGTGGGCGGCCGATGCGCCCGCAGGACTTCGACCTTCGCTGGGCTGGAGCGATCGTCTCTTGCAACGCTGTGGTGGAAGAGACCGGCCTCGGCGCCGGCGTGCTCAATCACCCAGCCAAGGGGATCGCCTGGCTCGCCGACCGGCTGGCCGTCAACGGCCACAAGCTCGAGGCCGGACAGATCGTGTTGAGCGGCTCGTTCATCCGCCCGGTCGAGTGCCCGCCCGGCGCGACGATCAATGCCGATTTCGGCCCGCTCGGCACCATCGCCTGCCATTTCGCCTGA
- a CDS encoding 2-keto-4-pentenoate hydratase/2-oxohepta-3-ene-1,7-dioic acid hydratase in catechol pathway, whose amino-acid sequence MKLLSFVAGSHESFGVEHEHGIADLGARTSFSSMRALIGAPDGLQAAQRVAAEAPVDFAKNEIRYRIPVPDADKIICIGVNYPDRNAEYKDGSEAPKYPSMFLRTRGSFTGHGEPLMLPPESPQFDYEGEIVVVIGKAGRRIARETALSHIFGVSICNEGSVRDWMRHAKFNVTQGKNFEKSGSIGPWIVPVGDAGELKELRVSSWVNDELRQDDVAGRMLFPLDYLISYISAFTALLPGDIIVTGTPTGSGARFDPPRYLVDGDAVRVSVSGIGTLENRVQREAI is encoded by the coding sequence ATGAAACTTCTCAGCTTTGTCGCCGGCAGTCACGAGAGCTTCGGCGTGGAACACGAGCACGGTATTGCCGACCTCGGCGCTCGGACCAGCTTTTCCTCCATGCGCGCGCTCATTGGCGCCCCAGACGGGCTCCAAGCCGCCCAGCGCGTCGCCGCCGAAGCCCCGGTCGATTTCGCGAAAAACGAGATCCGCTATCGGATCCCCGTTCCCGATGCCGACAAGATCATCTGCATCGGTGTGAACTATCCGGACCGCAACGCCGAGTATAAGGACGGATCGGAAGCCCCGAAGTATCCGAGTATGTTCCTGCGCACCCGCGGATCCTTCACCGGCCATGGTGAGCCATTGATGTTGCCGCCGGAATCACCGCAGTTCGACTACGAGGGCGAGATCGTTGTCGTCATCGGCAAGGCTGGCCGTCGCATAGCGCGCGAGACCGCTCTCTCGCATATCTTCGGCGTCAGCATCTGCAACGAGGGTAGTGTCCGCGATTGGATGCGCCATGCGAAGTTCAACGTGACCCAGGGTAAGAACTTCGAGAAGTCGGGCAGCATCGGCCCCTGGATCGTCCCCGTCGGCGATGCCGGTGAGCTCAAGGAATTGCGCGTCTCCTCGTGGGTGAACGACGAGCTTCGCCAGGACGACGTGGCGGGTCGCATGCTCTTCCCGCTCGACTATCTGATCAGCTATATCTCCGCCTTCACCGCCTTGCTGCCCGGCGACATCATCGTCACAGGCACGCCGACGGGCTCTGGTGCGCGCTTCGACCCACCTCGTTACCTTGTCGACGGCGATGCCGTTCGGGTGAGCGTCTCGGGAATCGGGACCCTCGAGAACCGCGTGCAGCGGGAGGCCATTTGA
- a CDS encoding Uncharacterized 52.8 kDa protein in TAR-I ttuC' 3'region translates to MLDGLILGFQVALSLDNLLYCFIGVTLGTFIGMLPGVGPLVTIAMLLPMTYGLSPIASMIMLAGIYYGASYGGSSTAILVNLPGESSSVVTCIDGYQMARKGRAGAALAIAAIGSFVAGCIGTFGIALFAPMLGRAALAFGPAEYASLIVMALVATSVLVQGALVKGLLMALLGILIGLVGMDVNSGAMRFTFGLPSLMEGIDFVVVAVGTFAFAEIIRELRPTKDEAPHQVVAVGSLMPTAEELRQSVKPILRGTGVGMICGVLPGIGATVSSFASYILEKRCAKDPSRFGQGAIEGVAGPESANNAASQTTFIPTLTLGVPGSATMALMLGALMIHGITPGPNIITERPSLFWGLVASMWIGNLMLVILNLPLIRLWIVLLKVPYSWLFPMILILSCLGIYTLSNEPMDVLLGAGFGIFGYVVLQLGFSLAPFILGLVLGPMLEENLRRALLISHGDPRIFIESPISAGFLLASAVMLALLVLPAVRRSKPHLEQEA, encoded by the coding sequence ATGCTCGACGGTCTGATACTCGGCTTCCAAGTCGCCCTGTCGCTGGACAACCTGCTCTACTGCTTCATCGGCGTCACGCTCGGCACCTTCATCGGCATGCTTCCAGGCGTCGGCCCGCTGGTGACGATCGCCATGCTGCTACCGATGACCTATGGGTTGTCGCCAATCGCCTCCATGATCATGCTGGCCGGCATCTACTATGGCGCCTCCTACGGCGGCTCATCCACGGCCATCCTGGTAAACCTACCGGGCGAGTCCTCGTCCGTCGTCACCTGTATCGACGGCTACCAGATGGCGCGCAAAGGCCGCGCGGGCGCGGCGCTCGCCATCGCCGCCATCGGCTCCTTCGTCGCCGGCTGCATCGGCACATTCGGCATCGCCCTCTTCGCCCCGATGCTCGGAAGAGCCGCGCTTGCCTTCGGCCCGGCGGAATACGCGTCGCTCATCGTCATGGCACTGGTCGCGACATCCGTGCTGGTGCAAGGCGCCCTGGTGAAGGGCCTGTTGATGGCTCTGCTCGGGATTCTCATCGGGCTCGTCGGCATGGACGTGAATTCCGGCGCGATGCGCTTCACGTTCGGCCTGCCGTCCCTGATGGAAGGGATCGACTTCGTCGTCGTGGCTGTCGGCACTTTCGCCTTCGCGGAGATCATCCGGGAACTGCGCCCGACCAAGGACGAAGCTCCCCATCAGGTGGTCGCCGTGGGCTCGCTGATGCCGACGGCCGAGGAATTGCGCCAATCCGTGAAGCCTATTCTGCGTGGCACGGGTGTGGGCATGATCTGCGGCGTTCTTCCAGGGATTGGCGCTACCGTCAGCTCCTTCGCCTCCTACATCCTGGAAAAGCGCTGCGCCAAGGATCCGAGCCGCTTTGGCCAAGGCGCCATCGAGGGTGTCGCCGGTCCTGAATCGGCGAATAACGCCGCCTCCCAGACGACCTTCATACCGACGCTGACCCTCGGCGTTCCCGGAAGCGCCACCATGGCGCTGATGCTCGGCGCGCTGATGATCCATGGCATCACGCCCGGCCCCAATATCATCACCGAACGGCCCTCGCTGTTCTGGGGCCTCGTCGCCAGCATGTGGATCGGCAATCTGATGCTGGTGATCCTCAACCTGCCGCTGATCCGGCTCTGGATTGTGCTGCTGAAGGTTCCCTACTCCTGGCTGTTCCCGATGATACTCATCCTGTCGTGCCTCGGCATCTACACGCTGTCGAACGAACCGATGGATGTGCTGCTCGGCGCCGGTTTTGGAATCTTCGGTTATGTCGTTCTGCAGCTTGGCTTCTCGCTGGCCCCCTTCATCCTCGGTCTCGTGCTCGGGCCGATGCTGGAAGAGAACCTGCGCCGCGCGCTGCTGATCTCCCACGGTGACCCCCGGATTTTCATCGAGAGCCCGATCAGCGCGGGCTTCCTGCTCGCCTCGGCTGTCATGCTCGCTCTTCTGGTGCTTCCAGCTGTGCGCCGCTCCAAGCCGCATCTTGAGCAGGAAGCCTGA
- a CDS encoding Tripartite tricarboxylate transporter TctB family protein, translating to MPITKDGIGGVLFIAIGLTALMLARHYPAGSALSMGPGFVPVIVSSLLLGLGVLLFCRSILHRDGEQERVTIAWRPLLLVTAAIAGFALLIQFGLIVAVTYLVIAAWVADPNRSIRALPALIVVGIGMTVLIFKVGLQLPISL from the coding sequence ATGCCGATTACCAAGGACGGCATTGGCGGCGTTTTGTTCATCGCCATTGGTCTGACGGCGCTCATGCTGGCGCGTCACTATCCGGCGGGCTCGGCGCTCAGCATGGGGCCGGGCTTCGTGCCGGTCATCGTTTCCTCGCTTCTGCTGGGACTGGGTGTCCTGCTTTTCTGTCGGAGTATTCTGCACCGTGACGGGGAGCAGGAGCGCGTGACGATCGCGTGGCGCCCACTCCTTCTCGTCACCGCCGCCATTGCCGGCTTCGCCTTGCTTATTCAGTTCGGACTTATCGTGGCCGTCACCTATCTCGTGATCGCCGCGTGGGTCGCCGACCCGAACAGGTCGATCCGTGCCCTGCCCGCCCTCATCGTGGTCGGGATCGGCATGACCGTGCTGATCTTCAAGGTCGGTCTCCAGCTCCCAATCTCTCTGTGA
- a CDS encoding 5-carboxymethyl-2-hydroxymuconate delta-isomerase, with the protein MPHAWIEVSANIADEPEIRQLKELVYEAALETGIFPLGGVRVRFQVINDYLVGDRHPDNAFVHIVLRIGAGRDLVTRKRAADAVFERVCALLKPLNARAPLAVAFEVQEMSEELNYKFNNLHEHIKKRSAA; encoded by the coding sequence GTGCCTCACGCGTGGATCGAAGTTTCGGCCAACATCGCCGATGAGCCGGAAATCCGGCAGCTCAAGGAATTGGTTTACGAAGCAGCGCTGGAAACCGGGATTTTTCCGCTTGGTGGCGTGCGCGTGCGCTTTCAGGTAATCAACGACTATCTCGTCGGGGATCGTCACCCGGACAATGCCTTTGTGCATATCGTTCTGCGGATCGGCGCCGGCCGTGATCTCGTCACACGAAAGCGCGCGGCTGATGCTGTTTTCGAGCGGGTCTGCGCTCTGCTGAAACCTCTGAATGCGCGCGCCCCGCTTGCCGTGGCCTTCGAGGTCCAGGAGATGAGCGAGGAGCTCAACTACAAGTTCAACAATCTGCACGAGCACATCAAGAAGCGGTCGGCGGCCTGA
- a CDS encoding Tripartite-type tricarboxylate transporter receptor subunit TctC — MKLFVKAAQFAALGISLSLGAVGTASADSFPKGPVRFIVPFNAGGGTDVVARVVAEEMSKNLGQPVLVDNRPGAQGIAGTKVGAMAAPDGQTITFVLQATLALNPNLYKATNYDPVKDFAPISQLSAAPYLIVVNPNLGVKDIKSLVAKAKEAPGKINYASGAAAAHLASLLFQKTVGAKMTHIPYSGSGQALTDLLAGRVGVMLSSPVSVLSHIKSGALVPLAVTGAERIPSLPDVPTVAELGYPDFDVSGWYGVAAPAGTDPAVVARLNEAVAKALAQDSVRESLMKAGVEAKGSTPQEFQALIDTEIKRWTALIKEEGIPAE; from the coding sequence ATGAAGCTATTCGTCAAGGCGGCGCAGTTTGCCGCCCTCGGCATCTCTCTCAGCCTTGGTGCGGTGGGCACGGCAAGCGCCGACTCCTTCCCGAAGGGGCCCGTGCGTTTCATCGTGCCGTTCAACGCGGGCGGCGGCACCGACGTCGTCGCGCGCGTCGTCGCCGAGGAAATGTCGAAAAACCTCGGCCAGCCGGTCCTCGTGGACAACCGGCCTGGCGCGCAGGGCATCGCCGGCACCAAGGTTGGTGCGATGGCAGCCCCCGATGGCCAGACCATCACCTTCGTGCTGCAGGCGACACTCGCGCTCAATCCCAATCTCTACAAGGCCACGAACTACGATCCCGTGAAGGATTTCGCGCCGATCTCGCAACTGTCGGCGGCGCCCTATCTGATCGTGGTCAATCCCAACCTCGGCGTGAAGGATATCAAGTCGCTGGTCGCCAAGGCGAAGGAAGCGCCCGGCAAGATCAACTACGCCAGCGGCGCGGCCGCCGCCCATCTCGCCTCTCTGCTGTTCCAGAAGACGGTGGGTGCAAAGATGACGCATATTCCCTATTCGGGATCGGGGCAGGCCCTGACCGACCTGCTGGCGGGCCGCGTCGGGGTGATGCTTTCGAGCCCCGTCTCCGTTCTCTCGCACATCAAGTCAGGTGCCCTTGTGCCACTTGCCGTGACGGGCGCCGAGCGCATCCCTTCCCTGCCCGACGTGCCGACCGTCGCCGAACTCGGTTATCCCGACTTCGATGTCTCCGGCTGGTATGGCGTCGCGGCTCCCGCCGGCACCGATCCGGCGGTGGTCGCCCGGCTCAACGAGGCCGTCGCGAAGGCGCTGGCACAGGACAGCGTCCGCGAGAGCCTGATGAAGGCCGGTGTCGAGGCCAAGGGCTCGACCCCTCAAGAGTTCCAGGCGCTCATCGATACAGAGATCAAGCGCTGGACCGCGCTGATCAAGGAAGAAGGCATCCCTGCCGAGTAA
- the prpB gene encoding 2-methylisocitrate lyase, with amino-acid sequence MLMHTPVNTSAGARFRQALVEEQPLQIVGAINAYTAMMAKRVGYKAIYLAGAGVANASYGLPDLGITTINDVLADLRKVSDASDLPVLVDVDTGFGGAYSIARLVRGLIKDGAGAMHMEDQVALKRCGHRPGKAIVSKDEMLDRVKAAVDARYDENFVIVARTDALAIEGLDGAIERACAYVEAGADMIFAEAFTDLDQYRQLAKALNKPYSVLANITEFSKTPNFTTQELRDASVSAALYPLSAARAMNAAALNVYETIRHEGTQKGVLDRMQTREQLYDYLDYHAYERKIDELFAAKQG; translated from the coding sequence ATGCTGATGCATACCCCGGTCAATACTTCTGCGGGCGCCCGTTTCCGCCAGGCGCTCGTCGAGGAGCAGCCGCTTCAGATCGTCGGCGCGATCAATGCCTACACCGCCATGATGGCCAAGCGCGTGGGGTACAAAGCGATCTACCTCGCGGGTGCAGGCGTCGCCAACGCCAGCTACGGTCTGCCCGATCTCGGCATTACCACCATCAATGACGTCCTCGCCGATCTGCGCAAAGTATCGGATGCGAGCGACCTGCCAGTGCTGGTCGACGTCGACACAGGCTTCGGCGGCGCCTACTCGATCGCCCGCCTCGTGCGCGGCCTGATCAAGGATGGTGCGGGCGCGATGCATATGGAAGATCAGGTCGCGCTGAAACGCTGCGGTCATCGTCCGGGCAAGGCCATCGTCTCCAAGGATGAGATGCTGGACCGCGTCAAAGCCGCCGTCGATGCGCGCTATGATGAGAACTTCGTCATCGTCGCCCGCACCGATGCACTGGCGATCGAAGGGCTCGACGGCGCCATCGAGCGCGCATGCGCCTACGTCGAGGCTGGCGCGGACATGATCTTCGCCGAGGCCTTCACGGATCTCGATCAGTACCGGCAACTCGCCAAGGCACTGAACAAGCCCTATTCCGTGCTCGCCAACATCACCGAGTTTTCGAAGACGCCCAATTTCACCACCCAGGAATTGCGCGATGCCAGCGTGTCCGCAGCGCTCTACCCGCTGTCGGCTGCGCGGGCGATGAACGCTGCCGCTCTCAACGTCTATGAAACCATCCGCCATGAGGGTACGCAAAAGGGCGTTCTCGATCGGATGCAGACGCGCGAGCAGCTTTACGACTACCTCGATTATCATGCCTACGAGCGCAAGATCGACGAACTCTTCGCAGCCAAGCAAGGCTAA
- a CDS encoding IclR family transcriptional regulator yields the protein MEQGAQSIYRAVAILKELANRNSLGSGMTELAEATGLTGPTVHRMLRALVDVGLAHQRSSDRRYVLGPLLQQLCMQLGPPPDLATVARAATERLAELTGDTAFFLRRTGAEMLCVSRTSGSFPVKTLLTEVGTRRLLGLGAGGLAVLARLPKDEAMALLVRNKAAYRDAGRPVEILLAEMEETAASGHAIRRLSELGATTVATALCDAGGRPFAALSMSAISQRMDGVHLQDAIRHLDKMRGELQESLVFATPSAPEGIHRID from the coding sequence ATGGAGCAGGGGGCTCAATCTATCTATCGGGCGGTGGCGATCCTGAAGGAGCTCGCCAACCGGAATAGTCTTGGGAGCGGGATGACCGAGCTGGCGGAAGCGACAGGCCTGACCGGACCGACGGTGCATCGCATGTTGCGGGCGCTTGTCGATGTTGGGCTGGCTCATCAGCGCTCATCCGACCGACGCTATGTGTTGGGGCCGCTCCTGCAGCAGCTCTGCATGCAGTTGGGACCGCCGCCGGATCTGGCGACAGTCGCGCGCGCCGCGACGGAGCGCCTTGCGGAACTCACCGGTGATACGGCGTTCTTCCTACGCCGTACCGGAGCGGAAATGCTGTGTGTCAGCCGGACCTCCGGTTCCTTTCCAGTCAAGACCTTGCTCACGGAGGTCGGAACGCGCCGGCTTCTGGGTCTCGGTGCCGGCGGCCTCGCGGTACTTGCCCGCTTGCCGAAGGACGAGGCCATGGCGCTTCTCGTCCGTAACAAGGCTGCCTATCGGGACGCCGGGCGCCCGGTCGAAATCCTGCTCGCGGAGATGGAGGAAACCGCCGCCTCGGGACACGCGATCAGGCGCCTCTCCGAGCTGGGCGCCACCACGGTTGCTACGGCCCTGTGCGACGCAGGCGGCCGACCCTTCGCCGCGCTCAGCATGAGCGCGATTTCGCAACGTATGGACGGCGTCCATCTGCAAGATGCCATCAGGCATCTCGATAAAATGCGCGGCGAGCTCCAGGAAAGCCTGGTGTTTGCAACGCCGTCGGCGCCCGA